The Candidatus Endomicrobium procryptotermitis genomic sequence GGCAAGATATAAAAGAAAGATATATCGCTTATTCAAAAGCAAATAAGGCTCCAACAAGCGTTAATCTTGATGAACAGCTATTCAGAAATATAGAACAGTTTTATCCTTATATGACTTCTGTTGAAGATCTGAACATTTCCTTTTGTGAGAAATTTTTTGCTTGGCTGAAAAGCAGCGAGAAGAACGCAGATGCTACAGTAAAAAGAAAAGGCACGACATTAAAGAATATCGGAACAAAACTCGTTGATTGGTATATCCTTCAGATCAACCCATTGCAAAAACTTAAAATTCCAAAGGTAACTCAGGAAAAAGAAATACTATACTGGCGTACTCCGAGTGAAACTCAAAAAGTTATTGATGAATCTGCAGGTGTGTGGAAAGACATAAATATAACTGGTTTTTGTATAGGTACACGAATATCGGAGTGCTTAAATATGAGATGGAGTTTTATAGATTTTGAAAATAATTCCTATAAGATAGAATCCGTGGGAAACTTCAGAACCAAAAGCAGAAAATTCCGAGTAGGAAAGCTTCCGCCACCATACAAGGATCATCTTTTAAAACTTAAAGCTAAGCAAGCGAAAAACCCTAAAATCAAAACAGATAAAATCATTGTATATGAAGATGGAACTAGTCCTACAATGAACAGCGCTTCAAGCTACCTAAAGAAATTTTACAATAGTATAGGGTTTCCGGGCTATCATTCTCATTGCCTGAGGCACACATTCGCCGCTTTCTATTTGTTTGAATATAAAGACATCTACGGGCTTTCTAAGCTATTAGGACATCACTCTGTAGAGATAACAGAGAAATATTATGGACATTTACTTGGTAATTATTTTGATGAATCTATGGCCGTGTTTAATCCGTTTAAATATGTGAAAAAAGATTAATCTTTAGTGAGTAAGGCTTGGCAAAAGCAAAAGGGAGCATTGGCGAATACTACAGAGAACGTATTGCGCTTTCCGGAAAGCTGATCAGGGCAAAACGCAAAGGTGACATTAAACGCCAAGTAGAAATATCAGCAAAAATCGAAGCATTAGAGAAAAAAATTAATGCAATCGAAAAGGGTTTTTAAGCACTTTTATGTCTCTTAATTTTCTCTTATAAAATGTTTATTAATTGTCTATATTGTCGTAATTGCTTTTTTGAAAATACAACTTTCACGACTATAAAATGAGATTTTGTTGATTTTTGAAGGAAAAAGGAGTTTATGTATATCAAATCCCTCTCCTTCCGTTTTTCTTTTTTAAACAAAATA encodes the following:
- a CDS encoding site-specific integrase → MAYLYLKNGRYYIRDYKKQPKIDNKGLPVKDAAGNVIYKNVNVWIKSSKDHKLAKIELGKYEENKDRGRIGLDKKHTSWQDIKERYIAYSKANKAPTSVNLDEQLFRNIEQFYPYMTSVEDLNISFCEKFFAWLKSSEKNADATVKRKGTTLKNIGTKLVDWYILQINPLQKLKIPKVTQEKEILYWRTPSETQKVIDESAGVWKDINITGFCIGTRISECLNMRWSFIDFENNSYKIESVGNFRTKSRKFRVGKLPPPYKDHLLKLKAKQAKNPKIKTDKIIVYEDGTSPTMNSASSYLKKFYNSIGFPGYHSHCLRHTFAAFYLFEYKDIYGLSKLLGHHSVEITEKYYGHLLGNYFDESMAVFNPFKYVKKD